A section of the Halichoerus grypus chromosome 11, mHalGry1.hap1.1, whole genome shotgun sequence genome encodes:
- the LOC118538100 gene encoding LOW QUALITY PROTEIN: olfactory receptor 6B9-like (The sequence of the model RefSeq protein was modified relative to this genomic sequence to represent the inferred CDS: inserted 1 base in 1 codon) has protein sequence MSKENITHISEFILVGFPTSPWLQVLLFLLFLITYLFVLLENLVIILTVWITGSLHXPMYYFLGTMSFLETWYVSVTVPKMLAGFLLSPNTISFLGCMIQLYFFISLACTECVLLAAMAYDHYVAICCPLCYPAMMTTGFCVQLTISSWVSGFTISMAKVYFISQVAFCGNNTLNHFFCDVFPILKLACMDFSMAVMVDFVLAILILVFPLSATVLSYGFIVSTILHIPSATGQWKAFSTCASHLTVVVIFYTAVIFMYVRPRAIASFNSNKLISAIYAVFTPMLNPIIYCLRNKDVKDAIRKSMSSGQALFLKDSLLKRLRHSFSFHLT, from the exons ATGTCAAAGGAAAATATCACCCATATTAGTGAATTCATCCTGGTGGGCTTCCCTACTTCCCCTTGGCTACAAGTtctgcttttcctcctcttcctcatcaccTACCTGTTTGTGCTGTTGGAGAATTTGGTCATCATTCTCACTGTATGGATCACTGGGTCCCTGC AGCCCATGTACTATTTTCTGGGCACCATGTCCTTTCTGGAGACTTGGTATGTATCTGTCACAGTCCCCAAGATGTTGGCTGGATTCCTACTTAGTCCCAATACCATCTCATTCCTGGGATGCATGATCCAactctatttcttcatctcaCTTGCCTGTACTGAATGTGTGCTCTTAGCTGCCATGGCCTATGACCATTACGTGGCTATATGTTGTCCTCTTTGTTATCCAGCCATGATGACCACAGGATTTTGTGTGCAGCTGACAATCAGTTCCTGGGTGAGTGGCTTCACCATCTCCATGGCAAAGGTATACTTCATCTCCCAAGTTGCTTTCTGTGGCAATAATACCTTGAACCATTTTTTCTGTGATGTTTTCCCCATCCTCAAACTGGCCTGCATGGACTTTTCTATGGCTGTGATGGTAGACTTTGTGCTAGCCATTCTCAtccttgtgtttcctctctcagcCACTGTCCTTTCTTATGGCTTCATTGTCTCTACCATTCTGCACATTCCCTCAGCCACTGGGCAGTGGAAAGCCTTCTCTACCTGTGCCTCTCACCTTACAGTGGTGGTCATCTTCTATACAGCTGTGATCTTCATGTATGTCCGACCTCGGGCCATTGCTTCATTCAATTCTAACAAATTGATCTCAGCCATATATGCAGTCTTTACTCCAATGCTCAACCCTATTATCTACTGCCTGAGGAACAAGGATGTCAAAGATGCCATCAGAAAAAGCATGTCAAGTGGCCAAGCCCTTTTCTTGAAAGATTCTTTGCTAAAGAGACTTAGACattccttctcttttcatttgACTTAA
- the LOC118538099 gene encoding LOW QUALITY PROTEIN: olfactory receptor 2AG1 (The sequence of the model RefSeq protein was modified relative to this genomic sequence to represent the inferred CDS: inserted 2 bases in 2 codons), giving the protein MELWNSTLGNGFILVGILNDNGPPKQLCATNAVLYMFALTSNGLLLLVITMDGWLHVPMYFLLSQLSLMDLMFASVATPKILVDYLHGENTISFEVCTFQMLVVLTLGGAEDLLLVFMAYDRYVTICHPLDYMVLMRPRICWLMITSWILAFLNNVIYTSYTMHIPFCISQEIRHLLCEILPFLNLACVDTTIYELMVXVMGMTFLMLTLAAILASYTFVLIAVLHMSSGERQQKALITWSSHLTVVGMYYGAAMFMYIWPNSYHSXQEDILSVFHIIITPTLNPLICSLRNKEVMEAFRRILGRFTSVQRREMPVSCGSPIASRWDSISALGFELTSSTF; this is encoded by the exons ATGGAGCTGTGGAATTCCACCTTGGGAAATGGCTTCATCTTGGTGGGGATTCTGAATGACAATGGACCTCCTAAACAGCTCTGTGCCACAAATGCTGTCCTGTACATGTTTGCCCTGACCAGCAATGGCCTGCTGCTCTTGGTCATTACAATGGATGGTTGGCTCCATGTGCCCATGTACTTCCTGCTCAGCCAGCTATCTCTCATGGACTTGATGTTTGCATCTGTAGCTACTCCCAAAATACTTGTGGATTATCTCCATGGGGAGAACACCATCTCCTTTGAAGTCTGCACCTTTCAGATGTTAGTAGTTCTCACTTTGGGAGGTGCAGAGGACCTCCTACTGGTGTTCATGGCCTATGATAGGTATGTGACTATTTGTCATCCTCTGGACTACATGGTTCTCATGAGGCCAAGGATCTGCTGGCTCATGATAACATCTTGGATCCTGGCATTCCTGAATAATGTGATATACACCTCATATACTATGCACATTCCTTTCTGCATATCCCAAGAAATCAGACACCTGCTCTGTGAGATCCTGCCCTTCCTGAATTTGGCCTGTGTAGATACCACCATATATGAGCTCATGG TAGTGATGGGTATGACCTTTCTCATGCTTACCCTTGCTGCTATCCTTGCCTCTTATACATTTGTCCTAATTGCTGTCCTTCACATGTCCTCAGGTGAGAGACAGCAGAAAGCCCTTATCACATGGTCTTCTCACCTGACTGTGGTAGGAATGTACTATGGAGCTGCCATGTTTATGTACATCTGGCCCAATTCCTACCATA CCCAAGAGGACATCCTCTCTGTATTTCATATTATCATTACTCCAACACTGAACCCTCTTATCTGTAGCCTGAGAAACAAGGAGGTAATGGAAGCCTTCAGGAGAATACTGGGGAGATTCACTTCTGTCCAGAGACGGGAGATGCCAGTGTCCTGTGGAAGCCCTATAGCTTCTAGATGGGACTCCATATCTGCTCTTGGTTTTGAGCTCACATCTTCCACATTTTGA
- the LOC118538127 gene encoding olfactory receptor 2D3-like has protein sequence MGTENQTYLTEVILLGLSSDWQIQILLFVVFLIIYLLTLFGNLLIIVLIHIDSRLHTPMYFFLKNLSFTDLCFSTTIIPQMLFHLLVMRKTISFAGCSLQMIFLLVAGCTESSLLAVMSYDRYVAVCKPLHYSTLMTQSLCVQLTIGSWVTGTFVSLVDTTFTLCLSYHGQNIINHYFCEPPALLKLASEETYKAEMAIFAMGVVILLGPVSLILFSYWNIISTVIQIQSGEGRLKLFSTCGSHLIVVVFFYGSTIFTYMRPNSKKISEGDKVISVFYSVITSMMNPFIYSLRNKDVKEAFRKVFGR, from the coding sequence ATGGGCACAGAAAACCAAACGTATCTGACTGAAGTCATCTTGCTGGGCCTTTCTTCAGATTGGCAGATCCAGATCCTACTCTTTGTGGTGTTTCTCATCATCTACCTGCTTACTCTGTTTGGAAATCTTCTCATCATAGTGCTAATTCATATTGACTCTCGACTTCATACACCAATGTACTTCTTCCTTAAAAACTTGTCATTTACTGATCTCTGTTTCTCTACAACGATCATCCCCCAGATGTTATTCCACTTGCTGGTAATGAGAAAAACCATTTCCTTTGCTGGGTGTTCACTTCAGATGATTTTTCTCCTAGTAGCTGGGTGTACAGAAAGTTCCCTCTTAGCAGTGATGTCCTATGACCGGTATGTGGCTGTCTGCAAGCCCCTTCACTACTCCACCCTTATGACCCAGAGTTTGTGTGTACAGCTGACCATAGGGTCCTGGGTCACTGGAACATTTGTGTCTCTAGTAGACACAACATTTACTTTATGTCTGTCATACCATGGACAAAACATaattaatcattatttttgtGAACCTCCTGCACTCTTGAAGTTGGCTTCAGAAGAAACCTACAAAGCTGAGATGGCCATCTTTGCAATGGGTGTGGTAATTCTCCTTGGTCCTGTCTCCCTCATCCTTTTCTCCTACTGGAATATTATCTCCACTGTGATTCAGATACAGTCAGGTGAGGGGAGGCTCAAGCTCTTTTCTACTTGTGGTTCTCATCTTATCGTTGTTGTCTTCTTCTATGGCTCAACAATATTTACTTACATGCGTCCAAATTCCaagaaaataagtgaaggggataaAGTGATCTCTGTGTTCTACTCAGTCATAACATCCATGATGAACCCATTCATTTATAGTCTGAGAAACAAAGATGTGAAGGAGGCATTTAGGAAAGTATTTGGAAGATAG